DNA from Synergistaceae bacterium:
GACGCTACATGTACCGCTCAATCCCGAAGATAGGCAGCGAGCACGTGTTCGGGCGCAATATTGTCGGCGGGGTGGCTGTGCCTGTGCTTGTGGGTGTGAACATGCCGATTGCGGAGGCGGGGGATCTTCCTTCTATCGCGCGCGTAACTGTAACGTTCAGCGGTGAGACGCTGGAGTTCAGGAACGTTCAGTCGGAGGAGGGGTACATCTGGGAAGAAGTCAGGGACACAGAGGGTACGCTGGATGACGAGCAATAGAGCCCTTCACGCGGCATCAATCGCTCAGCAGGATGAGTTCTACACGCAGTTCACTGACGTTCAGGAGGAACTCGGCCACTACTGGGAACACTTTCGGGGCGCAAAGATTCTGTGCAACTGCGATGACCCTTTCGAGAGCAGCTTCTTCCGCTACCTCGCGCTTCAGTTCGCGTATCTGGGCATCAAGAAGCTCACGGCGACATGCTACGCGGGAAGTCCCATCGCCCAGCAACAGTTATCGCTGTTCGAGGAGGACACTCCCGCCCCGAAGCGCAAACCTTACTGCGCAACGATCACCGACTACCGCGACTGGAACGGCGACGGCCGCACTGACCTGCTGGACGTGCGCTACATGCTCGAGCACCAGATCGGGTGCACGGTCAGAGTCCTGCAGGGGGACGGGGATTTTCGGAGTCCCGAGTGCGTGGAGCTCCTCAAGGACGCGGACATAGTCATCACGAACCCGCCCTTCTCGCTCTTCCGTGAGTTCGTCGCGCTGATGATGGAGCACAACAAGAAGTTTCTCATTCTCGGGAACAAGAACGCAGTAACGTACAAGGAGATTTTCCCTCTGAGTCAGCAGGGCAAGATGTGGCTTGGGCATCGGAACATGAACAGCGACTTCTGGCTGGAAGTTCCGAGCTACGAGAACTACGAGAAAACCGACGAACAGGGGCGGAGGCTGAAGCACATCATGGCTTGCTGGTACACGAACCTTCCGATCACGAAGCGGCATGAGTTCCTGACGCTGCTCTACCCCTACACGCCCGAAGAGTACCCCCGCTACGACAACTACGATGCTATAGAGGTGAGCCGCACGGACCGCATTCCGATGGACTACGACGGAGTGATGGGCGTGCCGATAACCTTCCTCGACAAGTACTGCCCCAGCCAGTTCGAGATTGTGGGGTGCACGTACGCCTACGGAGACCCGGGCTGCCACGTTCCCGGCACGACGTGGAACGCACGCATCAACGGCAGGGACATCTACAAGCGGCTGTTCATCCGCAAGAAACAGTACGACGAGAACGGCAGCTTCTACGTCGTCAAACATTACGGCCCCGATGGTATAGAATAGTAACCACAACAACGAAGGGAGACATCACAATCATGTGCGGAATATTGGGCTACACAGGCGACCGCCAGGCCAGCGGCATCCTCCTCGCAGGGCTCGCCAGACTCGAATACAGGGGCTACGACTCAGCAGGAATTGCAGTGCTCGACGGCGGGACGGTCAAGGTCGAGAAGAACAAGGGCCGCCTCAAAGTCCTCGAGGACAAGATACACGGCGGAAAAGACATCACAGGAACGTGCGGCATCGGCCACACCCGCTGGGCAACACACGGAGAACCTTCCGACGTAAATGCCCATCCCCTCTGGAGCGATGACATGTCCGTAGTCGCAGTGCATAACGGCATTGTAGAGAATTACCGCGAAATCAAGAACATGCTCGCAAATCACGGCTACGAGTTCTATTCACAGACGGACACGGAAGCCGCCGTAAAACTCATCGATTACTACTACAAGCAGTCCCACAGCCCGCTGAAAGCCATCACCGAAGCAATAAAGGTTATAGAGGGTTCGTACTGTTTTGTGATGCTGTTCAAGGATTTTCCCGGCGAAGTCTGGGGCGCGCGCAAAGACCTTCCGTTAATCGCGGGTCAGGGCAAAGGCGAGTCCTTCCTTGCGTCCGACGTTTCGGCAATTCTTCAGGACACGCGCTCTGTGTACTACCTCGACAACATGGACATCGTACAGCTCAAGAAGGGAGTTGTGCGCTTCTTCGACACGGAGGGCTACGCGAAGCACAAGGAGATAAGCGAAGTAACTTGGGATGCTCAGGCGGCGGAGAAGGGCGGCTTTGAGCACTTCATGATGAAGGAGATTCACGAGCAGGCACGGGCAGTCAGGGACACGTTCGGGTCAGTGTTCCACAGCGGAAAGATAGACCTCTCGGACGTTGGGCTGAATGACGAGGCGATGAAGAACATCTCGCAGGTGTACGTGATTGCGTGCGGTTCGGCGTACCACGTCGGAGCGGCGGCACAGTACGTCATTGAGGATCTCGCGAAAATCCCCGTGAGGATAGAGCTTGCGTCGGAGTTCCGTTACCGTTCGATGCCCCTCGACAAGAATGCTCTTGCGGTAATAATCTCGCAGTCAGGAGAGACAGCCGACACTTTGGCGGCAATGCGTCTTGCGCACGACAGCGGCATAAAGACCCTCGCGATCGTCAACGTTGTGGGGAGCACGATAGCCCGCGAGGCGGATAACGTCTTCTACACGATGGCCGGGCCTGAAATCGCCGTCGCAACAACAAAGGCTTACAGTGCACAGCTGATTGCGTGTTACGTTCTTGCGATGGAGCTTGCCCGCGCGCGGGGAACAATCGCGAACACT
Protein-coding regions in this window:
- the glmS gene encoding glutamine--fructose-6-phosphate transaminase (isomerizing) encodes the protein MCGILGYTGDRQASGILLAGLARLEYRGYDSAGIAVLDGGTVKVEKNKGRLKVLEDKIHGGKDITGTCGIGHTRWATHGEPSDVNAHPLWSDDMSVVAVHNGIVENYREIKNMLANHGYEFYSQTDTEAAVKLIDYYYKQSHSPLKAITEAIKVIEGSYCFVMLFKDFPGEVWGARKDLPLIAGQGKGESFLASDVSAILQDTRSVYYLDNMDIVQLKKGVVRFFDTEGYAKHKEISEVTWDAQAAEKGGFEHFMMKEIHEQARAVRDTFGSVFHSGKIDLSDVGLNDEAMKNISQVYVIACGSAYHVGAAAQYVIEDLAKIPVRIELASEFRYRSMPLDKNALAVIISQSGETADTLAAMRLAHDSGIKTLAIVNVVGSTIAREADNVFYTMAGPEIAVATTKAYSAQLIACYVLAMELARARGTIANTYYEHLIGEIQRLPEKIDEILDEKGSLEELAGRFVNARNAFYLGRNIDYAVAMEGSLKMKEISYLHSEAIAAGEMKHGPISLIERGMLVAGIMTQKNLSLKIASNMLEAKSRGGFILMIAMRGCEALKEEADMIFTVPETDEHLSASLAVIPLQLLGYYVAVARKLDVDKPRNLAKSVTVE
- a CDS encoding adenine-specific methyltransferase EcoRI family protein encodes the protein MTSNRALHAASIAQQDEFYTQFTDVQEELGHYWEHFRGAKILCNCDDPFESSFFRYLALQFAYLGIKKLTATCYAGSPIAQQQLSLFEEDTPAPKRKPYCATITDYRDWNGDGRTDLLDVRYMLEHQIGCTVRVLQGDGDFRSPECVELLKDADIVITNPPFSLFREFVALMMEHNKKFLILGNKNAVTYKEIFPLSQQGKMWLGHRNMNSDFWLEVPSYENYEKTDEQGRRLKHIMACWYTNLPITKRHEFLTLLYPYTPEEYPRYDNYDAIEVSRTDRIPMDYDGVMGVPITFLDKYCPSQFEIVGCTYAYGDPGCHVPGTTWNARINGRDIYKRLFIRKKQYDENGSFYVVKHYGPDGIE